In the genome of Cheilinus undulatus linkage group 6, ASM1832078v1, whole genome shotgun sequence, one region contains:
- the fas gene encoding tumor necrosis factor receptor superfamily member 6 isoform X2 — protein sequence MANRNTFSSLYFCCALIFILVSVFAVSSQAECQDGNYTHEDRVCCLCGVGQKLVEHCTGNEEYGKCEPCDSGTYSSHPSSEKNCEPCTDCSHHNENLEVERPCEAASDAKCRCREDHYCVSNDKDICLLCNPCKECGPEGTKDKCSGNNDTVCNEVMPEAYPVRTIVGIIVPICLVITVVALCCFKMRKIRSRLHTITLRRRGHVPDEEMHPLREVPDMDLQPLIPDIAEILGWRDMQAIAMGSGISDNAIETCKRNHPGESEEQTIELLKKWVERESKGAPRKLIEFLRKKGKKAKEEKVMDLLRNASISNNSVDTQTTEVVSGEKGQEDSAEKDRNSEK from the exons ATGGCAAATAGAAACACATTTTCTTCCTTATACTTTTGCTGCGCGTTGATCTTCATACTTGT GTCCGTTTTTGCCGTTTCATCCCAAGCTGAGTGTCAAGATGGAAACTACACGCATGAGGACAGGGTCTGCTGTCTGTGTGGGGTTG GCCAAAAGCTGGTGGAGCACTGTACTGGGAATGAAGAATATGGAAAATGTGAGCCATGTGACTCTGGGACGTACAGCAGTCATCCCAGCTCTGAGAAGAACTGTGAGCCCTGCACAGACTGCTCACACCACAATG aaaatctAGAAGTAGAAAGACCTTGTGAAGCTGCCAGCGATGCAAAGTGTCGCTGTCGAGAGGATCACTACTGTGTCAGCAATGATAAGGATATCTGTCTCCTCTGCAACCCTTGTAAAGA GTGTGGTCCTGAGGGTACTAAAGACAAATGCTCAGGCAACAATGACACAGTCTGCAATGAAGTAATGCCAG AGGCATATCCAGTACGCACAATAGTCGGTATAATCGTACCGATTTGTTTAGTCATCACTGTTGTTGCTTTGTGTTGcttcaaaatgagaaaaatac GAAGTAGACTACATACCATAACACTCAGGAGGAGAGGACATGTTCCTGATGAG GAGATGCATCCTCTTAGAG AAGTACCAGATATGGATCTCCAGCCTCTCATCCCTGACATTGCTGAAATTCTTGGATGGAGGGATATGCAGGCCATAGCAATGGGGAGTGGGATATCAGACAATGCCATTGAAACCTGTAAACGGAACCATCCAGGAGAAAGTGAAGAGCAGACAATCGAACTACTGAAGAAGTGGGTGGAGAGAGAAAGCAAGGGGGCTCCACGGAAGTTGATAGAATTCCTGAggaagaaaggcaaaaaggccaaagaAGAGAAAGTGATGGATTTATTGCGTAATGCCAGCATATCAAATAATTCTGTAGACACTCAAACTACTGAAGTTGTGAGTGGAGAGAAAGGGCAAGAGGACTCTGCGGAAAAAGATAgaaattctgaaaaataa
- the fas gene encoding tumor necrosis factor receptor superfamily member 6 isoform X1, giving the protein MANRNTFSSLYFCCALIFILVSVFAVSSQAECQDGNYTHEDRVCCLCGVGQKLVEHCTGNEEYGKCEPCDSGTYSSHPSSEKNCEPCTDCSHHNENLEVERPCEAASDAKCRCREDHYCVSNDKDICLLCNPCKECGPEGTKDKCSGNNDTVCNEVMPEAYPVRTIVGIIVPICLVITVVALCCFKMRKIRSRLHTITLRRRGHVPDEEMHPLREPEVPDMDLQPLIPDIAEILGWRDMQAIAMGSGISDNAIETCKRNHPGESEEQTIELLKKWVERESKGAPRKLIEFLRKKGKKAKEEKVMDLLRNASISNNSVDTQTTEVVSGEKGQEDSAEKDRNSEK; this is encoded by the exons ATGGCAAATAGAAACACATTTTCTTCCTTATACTTTTGCTGCGCGTTGATCTTCATACTTGT GTCCGTTTTTGCCGTTTCATCCCAAGCTGAGTGTCAAGATGGAAACTACACGCATGAGGACAGGGTCTGCTGTCTGTGTGGGGTTG GCCAAAAGCTGGTGGAGCACTGTACTGGGAATGAAGAATATGGAAAATGTGAGCCATGTGACTCTGGGACGTACAGCAGTCATCCCAGCTCTGAGAAGAACTGTGAGCCCTGCACAGACTGCTCACACCACAATG aaaatctAGAAGTAGAAAGACCTTGTGAAGCTGCCAGCGATGCAAAGTGTCGCTGTCGAGAGGATCACTACTGTGTCAGCAATGATAAGGATATCTGTCTCCTCTGCAACCCTTGTAAAGA GTGTGGTCCTGAGGGTACTAAAGACAAATGCTCAGGCAACAATGACACAGTCTGCAATGAAGTAATGCCAG AGGCATATCCAGTACGCACAATAGTCGGTATAATCGTACCGATTTGTTTAGTCATCACTGTTGTTGCTTTGTGTTGcttcaaaatgagaaaaatac GAAGTAGACTACATACCATAACACTCAGGAGGAGAGGACATGTTCCTGATGAG GAGATGCATCCTCTTAGAG AACCAGAAGTACCAGATATGGATCTCCAGCCTCTCATCCCTGACATTGCTGAAATTCTTGGATGGAGGGATATGCAGGCCATAGCAATGGGGAGTGGGATATCAGACAATGCCATTGAAACCTGTAAACGGAACCATCCAGGAGAAAGTGAAGAGCAGACAATCGAACTACTGAAGAAGTGGGTGGAGAGAGAAAGCAAGGGGGCTCCACGGAAGTTGATAGAATTCCTGAggaagaaaggcaaaaaggccaaagaAGAGAAAGTGATGGATTTATTGCGTAATGCCAGCATATCAAATAATTCTGTAGACACTCAAACTACTGAAGTTGTGAGTGGAGAGAAAGGGCAAGAGGACTCTGCGGAAAAAGATAgaaattctgaaaaataa